In Candidatus Binatia bacterium, the sequence GCTGCAGCTCGATTCGAGTTCGTCGAGGTCGCTGACGGGGATCAGCGCGTCTTCGAGGCCATAGAGGCCGAGTAGCGGGCAGGCGAGGTCGCGGATCATGTCGAGCGCGCTCTCCGGCCGGTGCGGGGTCCGTTGGGTCGTCTGGAGCATACCGTAGAAACTGACGGCCGCCGTGAATTGCGGGATGCGACACGCCGACATGATTGCGAATTGCCCTCCCAGGCAAAACCCGACGACTCCAGTCGATGAGGAACCTGTGGCGCTCAGATAACCGGCGGCTGCCGCGATATCGGAAAGGATCCGACGGTCGGGGAGCGCATCGATCCAGCGATGAACCGCTTTCATATCGCTGAGTTGGGGCGCGCCTTCGCGGCTATAGATGTCGAGCACCAGCGTCCGCATGCCCGCGTGGGCGAGAGCGGCACCGAGCTGCTCGTAGAGTGACGATAGCCCGTGCACATCTGGTACGAGGACGATTCCGGATCTCGCATTTGCGAGTGTTTCGAAAAGAACCCCTCGAATCTCCGCTCCGTTGTTGAGGAAAGAAATTTCCTCGCCGCGAATGCCGCCGGTATCGGGCTCCCATTTGTGCTCGCTGTCATTGTTCATCGTTCGGTCTTGGCCTTTCCTGCGAAGAATATCCGTTGGCCGAGCCGATAGGGCCTGGCCCCAGCGCTCGAGGGCGCGGGAGTCCCAAGCGGATATCCGATGTAATCGAAAAGGAGAATAGGATGATGAGGAAAGTTTTTCGTAAGACGTGCATACGCGCGGCGGTCTTGAGCGCGATGCTCTGGGGATCGCTTGGGGTGGCCGGATCCGCTCTGGGTGCTGAGGAGGTTCTCGACCTGAATCAGGCCTCGGTCGCGGAGCTCTCGAGCTTGCCGGGTATCGGGTTGGTGCGCGCGCAGGCGATCGTGGCTCGGCGGTCCGAGATGCGATTTGGAAGAGTTGAAGAACTACTCGACGTTCCCGGGATCGGAGATGCCGTTTTTGCCGGACTCCAATCTCGGGTGCGGATCGTGCCGGTGAATCCTCCTCCGTCGAGGTAGGTACTTGGCCGCCGAGAGGCTCACGGGACCAGCGCCGATCACCTGATATCGGATTGATTTCAGAAAGATTTCGGCCGCTCGATTCGATTCCCGATGAGCTTCTCGCGCTGGTCGGGCTGCGCGTCTACCTGGCTGCGCGTCTACTCGGCTGCGCGCCGCTGAACTTCCGTGGAGAGTTCCTCGAGCGAGTTTCGCAAAGCGGATCCTTCGGCAATCCGGCGAATCGGCCCCGGAATCCAGAATCCGGTCTCGACTGCTTGATGGCAGATGCAATTAGTTCCACCATCTTCCGCGACCAGCTCGTAGGAGCCTTCGATCGAAGTGAGGTCCCCCTCGGTCATTCGCCATGAAAACCCGTCGGGTAGGTTGAAACTGTAGGCGAGGGTGTAACGTACTGTGCGAATCGTCATATCTATGGCGAACGCAACATGGCTGCCCAGTCCCTCGGGCCCACGGTCAATGATGCGCGCTTCGGTAAAAGCGCCGGACCATTTCGGATAAGCCTCGAAATCCGTGAGCACCGCCAGAACATCGACGGGCGAGCATGGAATGTGAATGGTTTCGGTTCTCTTGGTAGCCGCCATGATCTATCTGCTGATGGTTTTAGGACATCAGGTCAAGCCCGAAGCGTATGGAGCCGGGGTTTGCATTCTGGCTATTGTCCCCGGCCGAGGGGCTCGGTAAACAAGAAAGCGATGAAAAAAGTTCGCACTGTTGAGTGGAAAAAAGATCGCGTCGTGATGTTGGACCAGACGCTACTTCCGAATCGCGAGGTTTACCGAATCTATAAGGACCCGCTCGACGTCGTTCGAGCAATTCGTGAATTGGTTATCCGGGGTGCGCCTGCGATCGGTGTGGCCGCTGCGATGGGTCTCGCTCTGGGCGCACAGAAAATCGGCCCGAAGCGGTTTCCACAGGACTTTGAAAAGCTCTGCCGTCAGTTTGCGGCAGCGCGTCCGACCGCGGTAAACCTGTTTTGGGCGATCGATCGTATGCGCCGGGTGATGCAGGAGAACGCCCACAAACCGCTCGAATCACTTCGCTTGATCTTGAAACGCGAGGCGATTGCCGTCTATCGCGAGGATCTGGATGCGAATCAGCGGCTCTCCGAGTTCGGCGGAGCCTTGCTTCCTGAAAAGGGGACGGTTCTGACTCATTGCAACGCAGGCGGTCTCGCCACTGCCGGGATCGGGACAGCACTGGGTGTCATCCTGGCGGCGCGCGATATGGGCAAGGACATCGAGGTCTTTGCCGATGAGACGCGACCAATCCTGCAGGGCGCGCGCCTCACGGCCTGGGAGTTGAAGCGAGCCAAATGCCCCGTCACGGTAATCACAGACGGAATGGCCGGACATTTCATGAAAGAGGGCCGGATTGATGCGGTCGTGGTTGGGACCGATAGAACGGCTGCCAACGGAGATGTTTGCAACAAGATCGGGACTTATACAGTTGCGGCAATGGCGGCCCGGCACAAAATTCCTTTTTATGTGGCAGCCCCGACGACCTCGATCGACCTTAAATGCAAAAGCGGCGACGA encodes:
- a CDS encoding dienelactone hydrolase family protein, with translation MNNDSEHKWEPDTGGIRGEEISFLNNGAEIRGVLFETLANARSGIVLVPDVHGLSSLYEQLGAALAHAGMRTLVLDIYSREGAPQLSDMKAVHRWIDALPDRRILSDIAAAAGYLSATGSSSTGVVGFCLGGQFAIMSACRIPQFTAAVSFYGMLQTTQRTPHRPESALDMIRDLACPLLGLYGLEDALIPVSDLDELESSCSESHLALELHRYPRAGHAFLNLYRPEAFRPHAAEDAWGRAIEFLQKTLR
- a CDS encoding helix-hairpin-helix domain-containing protein encodes the protein MMRKVFRKTCIRAAVLSAMLWGSLGVAGSALGAEEVLDLNQASVAELSSLPGIGLVRAQAIVARRSEMRFGRVEELLDVPGIGDAVFAGLQSRVRIVPVNPPPSR
- a CDS encoding SRPBCC family protein; the encoded protein is MAATKRTETIHIPCSPVDVLAVLTDFEAYPKWSGAFTEARIIDRGPEGLGSHVAFAIDMTIRTVRYTLAYSFNLPDGFSWRMTEGDLTSIEGSYELVAEDGGTNCICHQAVETGFWIPGPIRRIAEGSALRNSLEELSTEVQRRAAE
- the mtnA gene encoding S-methyl-5-thioribose-1-phosphate isomerase, coding for MKKVRTVEWKKDRVVMLDQTLLPNREVYRIYKDPLDVVRAIRELVIRGAPAIGVAAAMGLALGAQKIGPKRFPQDFEKLCRQFAAARPTAVNLFWAIDRMRRVMQENAHKPLESLRLILKREAIAVYREDLDANQRLSEFGGALLPEKGTVLTHCNAGGLATAGIGTALGVILAARDMGKDIEVFADETRPILQGARLTAWELKRAKCPVTVITDGMAGHFMKEGRIDAVVVGTDRTAANGDVCNKIGTYTVAAMAARHKIPFYVAAPTTSIDLKCKSGDEIPIEERDPSEISRIGNTVVMPKGVAAANPAFDVTPSRYVTGIITENGVATRPYRSRLKELVKG